Genomic DNA from Nyctibius grandis isolate bNycGra1 chromosome Z, bNycGra1.pri, whole genome shotgun sequence:
AGAAGGTCAGCTTGGCTGTGTCAGCCTTTAAGGacgggctgcaggagcagccatCGGCACGGCGGCGGGCAGAGGTGGGGGACACACGCCGGGGGACGCTGGAGCAGGCagtgcaggagggagaggaggaggcatcAGCGGGACCTTCCCAGCCGGAGGAGAGCAGCGCCAGCAAGGCGGCCTGGGAGCGGCTGCGGGACGGCCGGGGTGTGGAGCCGGAGGAGTTTGACCGAGCCAACAGGTTCACGCCGCCCGCCTTCATACGGCCCAAGCGGGAGCTGCACGATGACGAGCCCCCGGACATCAGCCTGGAGCAGCGGGAGCAGGCGAGCGGCCAGAGCATGGGAACGGGGCAGGAGGGATGTGGACGGGGACGGGGCGGGAGATGCGCaggggggagccccggggtTGTGCAAGCACCGCTGGTGCTGTCCGGTGGCTCAGTGGGGCAGGGGGCcgggggctgggctgggcagggggacaTGCCATGCAGGGAGGAGGGCGCGACTGGTCAGACTTGCCCCAGAGGGACCCTGGGGTGTCTTCGAGAGGAGAGGTCACTGCTGGGCACAGACAGCTCTGGCTTTGAGGAAGAGAGGACAATCCCATCTATGTGTCAGCCTACAGCCAGCCAGCCTGCAACTCAACCCGTCCATCCACACCTGTGACCCTCACAGCCCAGCCCACCTACAGCCCAACAGCTTATCCACCATGCCCAGAATCCTGCAGCCCACCCATCCACACCTGTGACCCTACCCATCCACCCACCACCACAAGCCCACACCCCAGCCCACCTACAGCCTTACAGCTTATCCGTCCACACCTACAACCAGCCAACCCACAGATCAGCACTTCCACCCGCCCACACTACAACCCTAAAGACCAGCCAACCTACAACCCCACAGCCCGGCCATCCACACCTACAACGCTGCACCCCAGAGAACCTACAACCCCACCAACCCTACAGCTGGGCCCATCCACCCTCTGTTCATCCCCACAAACCCATCCACCCTCCTCTAACCCCCTATGAACCCATCACCCATCTATTCCCCATCCAGCCCCACACAATCCCACCCCACCATCCCCTCGGCCCCCCAACGCCTATTCCCACCTGCAAAGCACCACTCCGACCCCCACCTCAAGAAGCCAGCCCCCCCTGCCCACGCTGCCCCTCTGAGCAGCTGCCCATCTCCCCCCAGGTCCTCAATGACGAGATGTGCGAGATCTGCGAGGTGTGGACGGCCGAGAGCCTCTTCCCCTGCCGCATCTGCAGCCGGGTGTACCACGATGGCTGCCTGCGCCGCATGGGCTACCTGCAGAATGACAGCGCCGTGGAGGTGACAGAGACAGCTCACACTGAGACAGGCTGGAGCTGCTACTACTGCGTGagtgcctggggtggggggcacctgGCTTCTGCTGGGTGGTGGGTGCTCCCCGCGGAGCTGTGCCTGGCGCGGGCGTGAGCAGGGTCTGGTGCAGGGTGATGGGGgacctgctgctccccagctcctgccgcCCACCTTGGCCTGATGGGGAGGCACCAGATGACAGGGGACAgccaccccccccagcaccttGGCGGGGGCACGTGATGCCATGGGACATGCCATGGGGCACATGCAGAGCTGTGGCAGAGCTGTAATGGCACCCAAAAATCCAGGGCACAGAGCCATCCCACTGCAGCACCCCTGGGTGACACACCGTACCGTCCCTCTCTGTGTGCCCACACCCATGCACCTTCAAGGGATCCCAGTACCGCGGCATGGCCGGGTGCTCCCCTCAGCCCATGCCTCTGCCCCACGGCTCCtctctgccccccaccccaggacaACCTCAATCTCCTGCTGACGGAGGAAGAGATGTACAGCCTGATGGAGACCCTGCGGCACTGCAAGATCATCCCAGGTGCGGACCCCCACTGCGGCAGGTCCTGGGTGGTGGGGGGAGGCAGGTCTCCTCTCCCCAGATGCCACACAGCTGGCCTGTCCCCCACAGAGACCTGCCTGACCCTGGATGACTTCCTGCACTACAAGCACCTAGTGCACAAGCAGCAGTTCGAGCGGCCCATGGCCGAGGcgcaggaggagcaggcagcCCTGCAGTTCTCCGCCCTGGACCCCGACAAGAAGGGGCACATCGAGTGGCACGACTTCCTCTCCCACGAGTccatccagctgctgcagaaactACGGCCGCAGGTACGGCTGTGGCCCCCAGGGCTGGCTCCCACGGCCAGCACCCATGGCCACAGCACCTGCGGGTGGCTCCCATGGCCAGCACCCACAGCCTCGGCACCTGGGGGTGACTCCCACAGCCAGCACCCATGGCCACAGCACCCAaggccagctcccacagccAGCACCCACGGCCATGACATCTGGGCCTGTctcccaccaccagcacccatGGCCATGGCACTTGGGACTGGCTTCCACAGCCAGCACCCACAGCTGCAGCACCTGtggccagttccctcagccatgGCATCTGAGGCCAGCTCCCAAGTCCAGCACCCATGTCCGTGGCATCCAGGGCTGCCCCCAATGGCCAGCACCCATGGCCATGGCACCCAAGGCCAACTCCCATGGCCAGCACCTATggctgcagcacccagggctcCTACAGCTGCCACCCATGGCTGCAGCACGTGGGGCTGGCTCCCCTGGCCAGCACCCATGACTGTGGCACCCAGGGCATTATGCACGGGGGCGGGGGGGTTCCCGTGGGGCGAGcgctcccccttcccctctctgcccccCCAGAACGCCCTGCTGCGGCTGCTGACGGCCAAGGAGCGGGAGCGGGCACGGGTGGCCTTCCTGGCCCTGGACCAGGATGGCGACGGCTTCATCGGGGAGGTCGAGTGCCGCCGGGCCCGGCACGGCTGGTTCCGCAAGCACCAGAAGGAGACGCTGTCCTGCAACGTCAGGTACGGGGACACCCGCCCTGGGCTCGGGGTGACATCCCTGCTGGGGCCCCCGGCACAGCCCCGGCACCCACCGCAGGGGCTCGGCACACGAATGGGTGTCCCCCCTTCCTGCCACCTCCCCTTCCAgggccccgcagccctgccctggccccaCAGCCTTGCCCTGGCCCCGCGCACCCACTGCCCCCCACCATCGCCATTTGGGGTGCAAGGAAGGGGGGGGATGAAGAgcgccttcctcctcctccccacagcaTCAGCCACGTGGGGCCCATGTCGGAGAGCAGCCCCGCCAGCAGCGCCAGCGCCAAGAGCCAGGAGAAGACTCCGCCGGCCAGGGAGCGGGAGGAGGCCAGGTGAGGTGGGGGGCGGTgtgggttggggggggggacacccccctTTGTGGGGAGGCGCCAGGGGCAGCAGCGGCGTCGGGGCGGCCGGTGAGCCCGCGTGTGCCCGCAGGCGCGTCGACTGGCCCGGCTTCCTGCGGGACAATGTCGCCTACGTCCTGGCCGCCCGCCCCAACAGCGCCGCCCGgcacctgcagcccccagcccagccccccGCCTAGCCCCCGGCCGCCATCTTGGGCCGCGACGGTGCTCCCGCCACCGGACCCGCCCCGCCCTCCCCTCTGGGCGGAGCCGGGCGTCGATTGGCTGGCGGGGAAGCGGCCGGCGCTGCCCTCACCCCCTGCCCCCGCTTTGGATTGGCTGTGAAGAGGATGGGTGCCAAGGTCTGATTGGCTGAGGGAGCGGGTGTGGCTCTGGGGGTCTCTGATTGGTGGAGGGGAAGTggggaggggcagagggagTGGCCCCActgcccctgcaccccacagagCCCACTGCGGGGAGGGGTCCGGTGCCCGGGGATGCCATGGGGCACAGGGATGCCGTGGGGCACGGGGATGCCATGGGGCACGGGGGATCCCCCCCAGACCCCACAGTGGGGAGGGGCCTAGTGCCCAGGGATGCTGTGGGGCACAGGGGATCCCCCCACAGACCCCACTGTGCAGAGGGGTCCAGTGCCTGGGGATGCCGTGGGGCACGGGGGATCCCCCCCACAAACCCCACTGCGCGGAGGGGTCCAGTGCCTGGGGATGCCATGGGGCACCGGGGATCCCCCCACAAACCCCACTGTGGGGAGGGTCCAGCGCCTGGGGATGACATGGGGCGCAGGGGGCAGGGAACCTGTTGCCCCTAtaacccccagccccacagcaccctctcGCCCACCAGTGTCTGTCCCCACTGGGAGCCTGTCCCCAGGCACCCACAGACATAATGGGGTCTGCCCCCAAGAAGCGGGACTTGCTCTGGTCCTGAAACTGGGCCCGGGTAGTTACGGGTTCAAGCAGCGCCCAGGGCAGCCGTGCGCCCCCGGCCTCCCACAGCACCGTGGGGCAGCATGGCTGAGCCTCTGCGCacgccagcagcagcacccggTGTCTGTGGCAAGCACCAGCTCAGCTCACCAGCATGGTGCATCCTCGTGAGGAGGACGTAGCTGACGCCCGCTTGGCCTCTCTCACATCCCTGCCCGGCTCCAACAGGGGCTGGAGCCCAGTAGGTCCATCCTGGCACCCACAGCTCGTGGCCGTGTCTGGGAGAGTGTTTCATGGCACGGCTCAACTCTGTCCCGCTGGGGACCAACCATTTAATGGCAACAGCAGTGTTGTGGGAAGGAGCACCAGGAACAGAAAGCACCAGGAGGGCTAGCTTGGATGTACAGCAGTGCTGCACTGCATCCCTCACCCCCTCCTGTCCCCCTGGTCCCATGGGATGGTCTCCCCCTGCTCAGCATTGAGGTCCTGCAAGATCCCTGCTCGCTCCCACTCCCTCCCCAGCACGGTGAGCCGGCATCCCCGCCTCGCTGGGGGCATTAGGGCTCGGGGCGAGGAGGATGGGGCAGACCCCAGAGCCCCCGGGCAGTCAGCTGCAGGGATGAGGCACTCACTGGGCAGGGTTGGTGCTCAGTGGCCCTACGGTGGATGGATGCGCTCAGCCCGCAGGCGAAGGAGCAGGGACCCCTGGAAACCTCACCCCACACAAGCCGGGGGTTGGGATGCCCAGGtccacagcagccccagcagctgccccctGCGCCTCTGACCCCTTCCCCGCAGTGCCCGCAGCCTCTCCCCCCTGTGCCCGCAGCCTCTACCCCCCGGGCATGCCCTGGCTCAGCTGGGGTTCCCCAGGGTGCACATAGACCAGGGTGTACCTGCGCCAGCCTGGTCACTCCCTCACCTCCACCCCCCCATGTAATGGGGGCACCATCTCGCTCGGccgccccttccccagccagagCACAGGTCCCCTCTCTGGGGACTCTCCCCGCTGCAAGACCAGGAGGCACGCCGGTGCCGTGACATCTTCCTCGACCGCCCCCGTGTGCCAGGCCAATGGGGATACTTTGGACTCCATGCCCGAGATGGAGCCAGAGCTGTGGCCGTGGCAAGGAGGCGGCCGTGGGTGTGTGGGTCGCAACACTCGCTCTGTACGGGGAAGCATCCATTAAACAGCTGTATCCAACTAGCCTCTGGCCGGCACGCGTACGGGCCTTCTGGCTTCTCCTCGGGGATTTCTGGGGACCCCACAGCTGCCTGTTGTGTGTAACACCCTGCCCTGGCTTcaggtccctgtccccaggtcCCTGTCCCATCAGGCAGGCTTGGCCTTGTGTCCCCAAACTGTCCTGCAGCAGCAATGGGAGGAAACAAGGGGCTGCACCCAGGACCCTACAAACTCGAGGTGCCCATTGTGTGCAGACCGTAGCGGCAGTGTCCAGCTTGCCCCCCAGAGAAAATCCAGCCTGGGGAGCACCGAGCGTTTCAGGCCCTGGAAGACGGATTAGCTGCAAAAACTTCTGGGAGATGCACCTACCACCTCAAGGAAGAGGGTGGGCACCCGGAGGAAGGAGGAGCGGGCAGGTGGTTTGTGTGCCTGAAGCCGGGATGCCACGGGTGGGTGATGCCCTGGGCTATGCCCCAGGGAAGCCCTCGCCTGGGAAAATGCTGTTAATTGCTGTGTTACTGCTCCAGCTGCCAGAGCTGGAGAGCGAGCTGGGGCAGAGCACAGTTCCTGGGACCCTGGGGCTGAAGCaccccctgccagcaccccgAGCCCACGCTCTGAGCATCCCACAGGATCCAAGCTGGGATGGCAGAACCTCCTCAGACCCTGATCCAGCCCCACTCTGCAGCCACCCCTTCCCACGGGGACAAGGCATAGGCggctttcccagccccagccttcCCTGCATGTTGGTGCAAACCTCACCACCCGAACGCTGGTGCAAATCTCCCCTGAATGCTCATGCAAACTTCTCCCCAAATGCTCGTGCAAACCTTTCCCTGAATGCTGGCGCAAACCTCCTACCAACTGCTGGTGCAAACTTCTCCAGTGGAAGTCCCAGAGGCCCCAAACTGAAGGATGGGGATGCTCCCCTGGGATTTAAGGCTGGGGCAGGAATCGGCTGTCCAACCCACCCGCCCACCCAGACCCCACAAGGATGGAAATCACAGGGTGTTAAAGTCATGCTGTAGTGATGGCATCCATGCAGCCCACGGGTCCGCCGTCCCAGGTCCATCACCCACTGCCAGGTGCCAGGCAGTGGGTGCTCTGCTTCCTGTGGGGATGTTCCCCAGGGGGgtgtcccagccccagggctccaTCCCAGTGTCacccagcctggggctggggacaccgtGGGGTCCTGGGGCTTGCGCGTTACGTTTTGCAGCGCTCAGAGCATCGGCCACCCTTCACCCATGAGGTCCTGCCATCTGCAAGGAGCCCGGATCACCTTGTCTTGCGTGGCTCAGGGTGTCCCCGCTGTCCCATAGGGTGTCCCCGCTGTCCCACGGGGACTCTGGGGTGGCCGTGTTCCACTCTGTGGGGAGGCTGCACCCTCTGCTGGGATGCACGGCCATTGCACAGGCCTGGCACACACCCCAAAACACCTCTGCTTGTGGGGAAGGTGGGCACTTGGCTTTGCACCCCAGGGTGCGGGATAGCAGCCTCCTCCAAGGCCGGGCACCTCTGCGTGTCCCCGGGGCTCCCCTGGGCTTGGCCAGGTGCCACCAGGTCTGGTGTGTCCCAGAGGGGAGATGACTGCGATGTGCCCCACAACAGAGGGGACGCGTGTGGGGAGCTGTGCCGACATGGCAGGGACAGTGGTGTCCCACTGGGCTGAAACAGTGTCACCATGAGCCGTGGCACCCAGCCATCGCTGGGGCAAGATGTCAGAGCCCCATCCCACCACTGCCACAGGACCAGCCAGGGACCTCCGGCAGGAAAAGGGGGTTCTCTGGGCAGCGTGTGACAGTGACAGccacagccacagctcctcGAGGGCACTGCCACCCCTCTGGGCAGCGTGTGACAGTGACAGCAACAGCCACAGACCCTCCAGGGCACTGCCACCCCTCTGGGCAGTGTGTGACAGGGACAGCAACAGCCACAGCCCCTCCACGGCACTGCCATCCCTCTGGGCAGTGTGTGACAGGGACAGCAACAGCCACAGCCCCTCCAGGGCAGTGCCATCCTCACGGCCCCCACCACCCATCCCTTCCAGGCCCAGCGCAGGAGTGACCATGCAGAGCGGGGACAAGTGTCCCCGTTTACCGTTGTCCCCCCCAGATGCCAGCAGGGCGAGGAGTGGGGGAAGCCGAGGGAATTTGGGGCACAGAGCTGGGATGAGGAGGTTGGAACACCCAAAAgtgacaccccccccacccgaagCCAGGGTCCCTGGAGCGACAAGAGCCCTCTGGGGAccggggggctggggaagggtgtGAGGGACCCTAAGAAGTGTCCCCCCCCTTCCCAGCAGAGCGGTGGCCGCAGGGTGTCGCCTCTGCTCCGcgctggcagcagcagtgccacTTTCAGACCTGCACACTGCACAGCCATCCCTGGCCCCTGCGCCGGGGACGGGGACACGGGACGGCATGGCCGGCAGGGGACACACGCACGCCACCAGGCTGTGCCGGTGGAACCGATGGGCTGGCATCACCACACCAGCCATGCTTCCATTGTCATGCCCAGCCACTGGTCCCACAGCTGTTGGAGCATGCAGGGAGAAGGATGCAGGGACACATTCCCGTCCCCAGACAGCATTTCATAGGGTGGTTTGtgtcccccttctcctcctgccccaaacCTGGCTCTGACCCCAAACTCTGCCCCATAGCACCCTCCTCCTCTGTGGTTATCCGTGCCCTCAGTGGGTGAGTGCTGGGCCACGCGCCCCATGTCAGCCCGGGCAGCCCCAGGCTCCTGCAGTCTGTGGGGGCTCCATCCTCCGCAGCACCCAGGAGTAGGGAGACCCTGGGCCTCAGAGAAGAGGGTACCCAGGGCTCCCTTGGGTCCAGCACCCCTTCCCCACAAGATGCACAGGGAGCcagagccccctcccctccatgtcccccggcaggagccctgggcaccccctgCTCTGCACAGAGCCTCTGCACCCTCCAAGCAGCCACAGTGTCTGTTCGCACCCGGCATTGCCACCGGGCTGGGAAAGATACTCAGGTGATGGAAACACAGCCAGGCACTTGGCGTGGTGACAGGGGTAGGGACAGCGATGCCCGCCAGCACCTGCTGGGACCAGCCACATGCTGCTTGGGTCCACAGGGCAGCCCAGAGGGAGCTGTACAGGACCTGAGTGAGGAAATGgggtcccctccccagcacctcccctagcacagtgctggggcagcaggacaAGCTGCCTCGACAGGACACAAACCCGCGGGCACCCGGGCGTGGAGGTGGCATGCTCCTCTCCCAGGAGGATGGACGTTGCCAGTGCCACCCAGGGGATCCCACCCAGGGGGCTGTGCGTGGGTTCCCAATAGCGTGCCATGCCACCGGCTCCTGCCACCCCTACCCTGCCGGCTCGGTGGCCCTGACACAGCACGGGGCTGCCAGACGCTGCCTCCCGTTCCCAGCACACTCACTCCCACTCTCCCCCCCCGCAGCACGGCTGTgcgtggggacacggggtgcCTGCATGTGCAAGGGGTGCAGGGGCGGCCCCGGGATGGGGGGGGGCATGGCGTGGCACCGGGCACAGCGATCATCTcgctccctgcagcagcagcttcactgTGACTCATCCTGGCAACCCACACAGCACCTGGGCAGGGTGTCCGGgtcctctcctgcctcctcgCGAGGTCATGCGGGAGCAACACATGAACACCCCAAGTCCTGGGTGCCTCCCTCTGCGCCTCCCTGCACCTATTGCCCTGGCCTTGCAGGGGGACCAGGAGGTGGCACCGGGGATGGTGGCCCCAAGCCTGGGCTCCCTGGGGCTCCTGTGTCCTGCCGTTCCCCTCCCCGCAGCAGCCTGCGCCCCGCTGGCCCCTAAGCAGTCACTATCGAGTGCCAGGGCTAGTGTGGCGGGGGCCATCGGCTGCCGAATAAAGCCAGGAGGGAAATGGTTTGGGGTACAGCGAAGGGCAGGACCTGCCTTCCCATTTCAACTGCGTGGATCTGGCATCAGCGCAGACGCTGACAGACCCTCTGGGTAGCACAGTGCGCAGCTGTATGGTGCCACGCGTGTCCCCACATGCCCCAGCACCCCTTCTCACACCACACATGTTCTGCGCACCCCAGCATCCCCTCTTCATTAGGGGTGCACCCCTGGACCTAAAAGCCAGCAGATACagcccccctctgcccccccccacTCCCACGTCAAGGCATGCTATGGGGACACTGGTAACGAGGCATCAGTCCATGGCTAATCTGGGAGCCCCACGGGGCCAAGGTGTACCCTGGCTGGCCACGGAAGGAAGAAGGCAGCCAGGGTACCTGGAAAGCAGGGATTTGGATCAGAGCCACCTCAGAAAGCCAGCGCTGCGCTTGGCACGGCCAGAGGCACCGAGCCCATAGCCAGTCGGGGACACAGAGCCCCGTCTGGGTCACCTGCCAGCCCACCCACCACCTACGGGACCGCTTGCTCCCCGGGTGGGGGATGAGGCGCTCTGACAGCAACGATGAGGGTAGTAAAGTGGGAGGCACCTCGTGTTCGGCACAGTGCACCCCACGACCCAGCAGTGAAGCGATCCGGGGGCTGGAGTGACTGATCCGCGAGGAGCCGCAGGCAACTATATCTGTCTCGCTCGGCTGCACGATGACTAAGGGAAGGACAGGAGAGCAGTCTGCACACCgccaggcagaggaggaatTATTTAGGCTGGAGCGCGGGggtggagggatgggggggctggAAGGAGTTGGGTGGAGGGAAGGTGGAGGCTGGGTGGGATGCTCTGGCAGCGCTCCCCCTCTCCGCCAGAGGGACACCGGGTACTGGGCTGGGGAGAAATAGCACAAGGGTTGGGGGACTGGGAGACGCTGGCTGACTTTCGGGGAGCTCAGCCAAGGGGGTGTCCTGCCCTGGCCCCAACCCCACAGCCAGGCACTGACTCAGAGACCTGCCATCAGCATGGCAGGACAGCCAGCATCCCCCAAGCATGGACAAacagctggcagctgcctgcacagggCAGGTCCCCAGGCATGCACAGCCCTGTGTCCCTGCCCTCCGGTGACACGCCGGCAGCTGGACAGCGGGCTGTGTGTGGGAGTTATTTCTGCTGATCTCCGGGCCATGCTGCTCCCACGCCGGGGCCAGCCCTGTGCCTGCAGATGGGCTGCACCCCGCTGCGCCAGGACGGCTGCTGGGGGACAGACCGGTACTGGCCTTGCGAAAACTCGCCTCGGTGCCCACAAGGTGAATTTTTAatggcagggagaggaaggTGGAGAAATGACCCCGCTATGTGGCACCTCTCCTGAGCCTCAGCCTGGCAGAGCAGTGCTCTCGTGTCAGCACCCAGCGCACAACAAAAATCAGAGGTAGGAGGAGAGGATGCTGAGCCCCTGGGTCTCAGCATCCTCTGGGACCCACCCCTTCTCCTGGGAAGGAATGGACACCACCACGTAAGCCACTCTCACAGCCAACACGTACCAAACCTAACTCCTTGGGCCACCCCGTGCTTTAGGGACTGACAGCAGGATGGAGAAGAGCAAGTCTCAATCACAGAGTCACGACTCCTGCCGATACTTCAGCTGGGCCACCCTGCCTTGTCGACCTGCATGTTGCAACTCTTCTCCTCGCTCTGCAAAGATTTTTGCAGCGTAACTGGGGCTCAAACATCCCAACCCAGGTGGCACATGAATTCTTGTGAgcctgcagcctgctctgcacagaatcacagaatcacagaatcacagaatcaaccaggttggaagagacctctgggatcatcgagtccaaccgttgcccttgcaccaccgtgtcaactagaccatggcactaagtgccatgtccagtcttttcttaaacacctccagagatggtgactccaccacctccctgggcagcccattccaatgtctaataaccctttctgtaaagaaattcttcctgatgtccaacctgaacttcccctggcaaagcttgaggctatgtcctcttgtcctatcgctggttgcccgggagaagaggccaactcccacttcactacaacctccctgcaggtagttgtagactgcaataaggtcacctcggagcctcctcttctccaggctaaacaaccccagctccctcagccgttcctcataggtcagaccctccagacccttcaccagcttggtcgccctcctctggactcgctccaacacctcaacatctttcttgaagtgcggggcccagaactggatacagtattcaaggtgtggcctcaccagtgcctagtacagagggacaatcacttccctagaccggctggctacactattcctaatagaggccaggatgccattggccttcttggccacctgggcacactgctggctcatgtttagccggctgtcgatcagcacctccaggtctctttccgcgaggccgctttctaaccactcttcccccagcctgtagagctgcatggggttgttgtggccgaagtgtaagacccggcacttgttcttgttgaacctcatgccgttggtctcggcccatctatctaacctgtccagatccctctgtagggccttcctaccctccagcagatcgacactcccacccagcttggtgtcatctgcacatttactgagggtgcactcaatccctacgtctagatcatctataaagatattgaacagcaccggccccagaactgagccctggggaacaccgctagtgaccgaccaccagttggactttgccccattcaccaccactctctgggcttggccatccagccagtttttaacccatttaagattccacccatccaagccccgggcagacagtttgtccaggaggatgctgtgggagacagtgtggaatgccttactgaagtctagatagactacatccacagccctgccctcatctactgagcgggtcactttgtcatagaaggagaccaggttggtcgagcaggacctgcctttcatgaatccatgttgactggcCCCGACaccccgattgtcctgcatgtgccgtgtaatggcactcaggatgatctgttccatcaccttgcctggcactgaggtcaggctgacaggcctatagttccctggatcgtccttctgaccctttttgtagatgggcgttacatttgctgatttccagtcagctggaacttctccagttaaccaggactgccggtagataatcgagagtggtttggcaagttcatttgccagttccttcattactctgttCCTTCATTAGCTCTGCACagggggagcagagctgaggaaCCTGTGTGCCCTCCAGACCTCCCAGCCCAGGAGGATGTTTGCAAGGGGAGCATCATTTCTAACtcaaaaagcccccaaaactTGCAGTCAGGAGTTTTGGGGGGTCTCTGACTGAAAAGTGAGTCTCTGGCTCACTTTAATGGTGCAGAATTCAAATGTGTGCATTATGGTCAGGGAGCAGGGATGAGGCTGGGTGTCAGCCCATCAGTCAAACACCTACGGGCTCAGAGCAGGACCACAGTCCAGGCTGGCGCAGGAAATTACAGAAGGGGCTATAACCCAGCATGATTCCATGACCCTGTATTCAACAGGGCTTGTCAAACAATCCTGGCTTCTTTATTT
This window encodes:
- the PHF24 gene encoding PHD finger protein 24 — translated: MGVLMSRRQTVEKVQKVSLAVSAFKDGLQEQPSARRRAEVGDTRRGTLEQAVQEGEEEASAGPSQPEESSASKAAWERLRDGRGVEPEEFDRANRFTPPAFIRPKRELHDDEPPDISLEQREQVLNDEMCEICEVWTAESLFPCRICSRVYHDGCLRRMGYLQNDSAVEVTETAHTETGWSCYYCDNLNLLLTEEEMYSLMETLRHCKIIPETCLTLDDFLHYKHLVHKQQFERPMAEAQEEQAALQFSALDPDKKGHIEWHDFLSHESIQLLQKLRPQNALLRLLTAKERERARVAFLALDQDGDGFIGEVECRRARHGWFRKHQKETLSCNVSISHVGPMSESSPASSASAKSQEKTPPAREREEARRVDWPGFLRDNVAYVLAARPNSAARHLQPPAQPPA